One segment of Carya illinoinensis cultivar Pawnee chromosome 13, C.illinoinensisPawnee_v1, whole genome shotgun sequence DNA contains the following:
- the LOC122292415 gene encoding LRR repeats and ubiquitin-like domain-containing protein At2g30105, with the protein MEETSATPAEARDPQSQSSVITITVKFSGRSIPISLSPDSTVKDLKSLLQPLTNVLPRGQKLIFKGKLLVDTMTLRTSEVAGGAKVMLMASQGLHQGDGPILKDARTVPRRVDNANNKMVNEKLQVPVDKNRLERWKVTGVVALSECNLKTIPDEVWACGPSARVLDLNNNSVRDVPAQVGCLSSIQKLLLNSNAIVDESLNWDALASLKYLSVLSMNQNHLTTLPPALGALTSLRQLHVANNKLTSLPIEIGLLTQIEVLKVNHNRISTIPTCIGNCNSLIEVDLSSNLLSELPETFGNLHDLKALYLGNNGLKSLPSTLFKMCLQLSTLDIHNTEITTDLLRQFEGWESFDERRRLKHQKQLEFRVVGSAEFDEGADKN; encoded by the exons ATGGAGGAGACCAGTGCTACCCCCGCGGAAGCTAGGGATCCTCAATCCCAGAGCTCTGTCATCACAATCACCGTCAAATTCAGCGGTAGATCGATCCCGATCTCTCTCTCGCCGGACTCCACGGTCAAAGACCTCAAATCCCTCCTCCAACCCCTCACTAACGTCCTCCCGCGTGGCCAGAAGCTCATCTTcaaag GGAAACTTTTGGTGGATACGATGACATTGAGGACATCGGAGGTGGCCGGTGGGGCCAAGGTCATGCTCATGGCCTCTCAGGGCTTGCACCAAGGG GACGGTCCCATTCTAAAAGATGCCCGGACTGTACCGAGGAGAGTTGACAATGCTAATAATAAAATGGTGAATGAGAAGCTTCAAGTTCCTGTTGACAAGAATAGGTTGGAACGTTGGAAAGTGACAGGGGTTGTGGCATTGTCTGAATGTAACTTGAAG ACCATACCTGATGAAGTATGGGCTTGTGGACCTTCTGCAAGAGTCCTGGATTTGAACAACAACTCTGTTCGAGATGTACCTGCTCAAGTTGGCTGTTTGAGTTCCATTCAG AAGCTGCTTCTGAATTCAAATGCTATAGTGGATGAATCTCTGAACTGGGATGCACTAGCATCTTTGAAGTACCTATCAGTTCTCTCTATGAACCAAAACCA TTTAACAACTTTGCCTCCTGCACTGGGTGCCCTGACTTCCCTTAGGCAACTTCATGTCGCAAACAACAAGTTGACTAGCCTGCCTATTGAAATAGGTCTGTTAACTCAGATTGAGGTTTTGAAAGTCAATCATAACAG GATAAGCACCATTCCTACATGTATAGGAAACTGCAATTCTCTTATTGAG GTTGATCTTTCATCAAATCTTCTGTCAGAGTTGCCAGAGACTTTTGGCAATCTACATGATTTGAAG GCTTTGTATCTTGGTAACAACGGCCTAAAATCGCTTCCTTCTACACTATTTAAAATGTGCCTTCAGCTGTCAACGCTGGATATCCACAACACAGAAATCACAACGGATCTCCTTCGTCAG TTTGAAGGATGGGAAAGCTTTGATGAGCGCCGCCGCTTAAAGCATCAGAAGCAGCTGGAGTTCCGAGTTGTGGGCTCTGCTGAATTTGACGAAGGTGCTGATAAAAACTGA